From one Dermacentor andersoni chromosome 1, qqDerAnde1_hic_scaffold, whole genome shotgun sequence genomic stretch:
- the LOC126543361 gene encoding uncharacterized protein, with protein MKTLAVAVVLCSLIAVALAGVVAEGGYGGGVGTGVGGSVVLLNSGGHGHGKTVLGPSFLVKTVHHVNKVSSGGALVAHSGLSGTSANGGYGNGGLVYMPVYGLGLGGLGGVGSLGGYGGYGGYGGYGVYGGYGGYGGHGGW; from the coding sequence GCAGTGGCCGTCGTGCTGTGCTCGCTCATCGCCGTCGCTCTGGCCGGCGTTGTGGCTGAAGGTGGCTACGGCGGTGGCGTGGGCACCGGTGTGGGCGGCAGCGTGGTGCTCCTCAACTCCGGCGGCCATGGCCACGGAAAAACTGTGCTGGGGCCTTCGTTCCTTGTCAAGACGGTTCACCATGTGAACAAAGTCAGCTCTGGAGGCGCGTTGGTGGCACATTCGGGTCTGAGCGGTACAAGTGCGAACGGCGGATATGGCAATGGCGGCCTCGTCTACATGCCCGTCTACGGTCTCGGCCTCGGAGGCTTGGGAGGTGTTGGATCTCTCGGAGGCTATGGCGGCTATGGAGGCTATGGTGGCTATGGTGTCTACGGAGGCTATGGAGGCTATGGAGGCCACGGTGGATGGTAG